The proteins below are encoded in one region of Malaclemys terrapin pileata isolate rMalTer1 chromosome 20, rMalTer1.hap1, whole genome shotgun sequence:
- the LOC128826561 gene encoding urotensin-2 receptor-like — protein sequence MDPPSNLSSPSNGSLVGGLPEAVGLSLLGAAGAAGNLYTLAVARAGAVPSPLHVHIVHLALADLLYLAGVPFVVHNGLARDWHFGEAGCRALLSLDLLTMHASIFLLTLLSTERCRAVRRPFRAARRSPARRRALAGAAWAAAFVLALPMMLMVRQEERAAGDGRVRRLCVPTWHEAQYKTYLTVLFGTSMVGPGLALGYLYGRLARAYWLSQTRGVLGPRRGPKQRVFLLIFLIVVAFWVCFLPFWLWQLVPLYSPGTAARLPVATEIYINHLVTCLTYSNSCINPFLYTLLTRSYRNYRRARRAGRRAVPRAQDAGR from the coding sequence ATGGACCCCCCCTCCAACCTGTCGTCCCCCTCTAACGGCTCGCTGGTGGGTGGGCTGCCGGAGGCGGTGGGGCTAAGCCTGCTGGGGGCGGCCGGGGCGGCCGGGAACCTGTACACGCTGGCGGTGGCACGGGCCGGGGCCGTCCCCTCCCCGCTCCACGTCCACATCGTCCACCTGGCGCTGGCCGACCTGCTGTACCTGGCCGGGGTGCCCTTCGTCGTGCACAACGGGCTGGCGCGGGACTGGCACTTCGGCGAGGCCGGCTGCcgggccctgctcagcctggacCTGCTCACTATGCACGCCAGTATCTTCCTGCTGACCCTGCTGAGCACCGAGCGGTGCCGGGCCGTGCGGCGCCCCTTCCGGGCCGCCCGCCGCTCCCCCGCCCGCCGCCGGGCCCTGGCCGGGGCCGCCTGGGCCGCCGCCTTCGTCCTGGCGCTGCCCATGATGCTGATGGTGCGGCAGGAGGAGCGGGCGGCGGGCGACGGCCGGGTGCGGCGGCTCTGCGTGCCCACCTGGCACGAGGCCCAGTACAAAACCTACCTGACCGTGCTCTTCGGCACCAGCATGGTGGGGCCTGGGCTGGCGCTTGGGTACCTCTACGGGCGGCTGGCCCGGGCCTACTGGCTCTCGCAGACCCGGGGGGTGCTGGGCCCCCGGCGGGGGCCGAAGCAGCGGGTCTTCCTCCTCATTTTCCTCATCGTCGTGGCCTTCTGGGTCTGCTTCCTGCCCTTCTGGCTCTGGCAGCTGGTGCCTCTCTACAGCCCGGGCACGGCCGCCCGCCTGCCCGTGGCCACCGAGATCTACATCAACCACCTGGTCACCTGCCTGACCTACAGCAACAGCTGCATCAACCCCTTCCTCTACACGCTGCTGACCCGCAGCTACCGCAACTACCGACGGGCGCGACGGGCTGGGCGCAGGGCGGTGCCGCGGGCACAGGATGCGGGGCGCTGA
- the C20H19orf85 gene encoding uncharacterized protein C19orf85 homolog gives MQRGGRLSLSFLPPQQVALSGRGRDLFTFVTMASSHMMRTLQRPRKSRPGKRRVNHRRFLHNQISRQFADIEAATHRLASSILAQESPKDPAPPAEPRRPGPEPPAPAASSFLGVAEAFVAPEPGPGWGLSVASLTPDPGDLFDPITGEEDPGLPPSWAPITHNPLEPSQCPLSWDPLPTLGTDGAPLWAPDPPGSLHPISPGYPVGVAPGGW, from the exons ATGCAGCGGGGCGGGCGCCTGTCCCTgagcttcctgcccccccagcaggtGGCGCTCTCCGGGCGCGGCCGGGATCTCTTCACCTTCGTCACCATGGCCTCGTCCCACATGATGCGGACACTGCAGAGACCCCGCAAAAGCCGCCCTGGCAAGCGGCGGGTGAACCACCGCCGGTTCCTGCACAACCAGATCAGCAG GCAATTTGCTGACATCGAAGCCGCCACGCACCGCCTGGCCTCCTCCATCCTGGCCCAGGAGTCCCCAAaggaccctgcaccccccgcaGAACCCCGGCGTCCTGGCCCAGAGCCTCCCGCCCCAGCTGCCAGCTCCTTCCTGGGCGTGGCCGAGGCCTTCGTGGCCCCAGAACCGGGGCCTGGCTGGGGCCTGAGCGTGGcctccctgacccctgaccccggCGACCTCTTTGACCCCATCACCGGCGAGGAAGATCCGGGGCtgccccccagctgggccccaATTACCCACAACCCCCTGGAGCCTAGCCAGTgccccctctcctgggaccccctgcccaccctgggcACGGACGGTGCCCCCCTCTGGGCCCCAGATCCCCCGGGCTCCCTGCACCCCATCTCCCCGGGGTACCCTGTTGGAGTGGCGCCAGGGGGGTGGTAA